Within Marmota flaviventris isolate mMarFla1 chromosome 13, mMarFla1.hap1, whole genome shotgun sequence, the genomic segment TTCTTTCACCACTTTTTGGGGGGCTGTTTCCTTACTTGTAAAATAAGCATTTCTGGTTTCAAGTATCTTCTGATCAGGATGTTCTGGGGGATATGAACTTTTTACTGATTTGTGGACTACCAGAGTCACACAAATGTCTTCCCAGGTATGGAGCTGAAATACATATGGGTTTTGATAGTTTCCAGAACTTCAGACTATTCAGACTTCCATGGTGGGAATTTGTATCTTTAGCTTCCAAGGTTAGGTTGCATCACAGTCTggcagcatatttttttttccttttttaaatattgacttttatttaggtggacacaatatctttattttatttttatgtggtgctgaggattgagcacttaagccacatccccaacccccccccttttttttttttttttacttttttaacctGTAGATTGTTCAGTGTGAAGTATTCATAGCAAtgaaaatggactggggatatagctcagtgatggagcacttgcctagcaatccCTCAGTACAGTGTTGGGAGTGGGGTTGGAGTCAGCTTGGCTGTCATAACAAAATagcagactgggtggcttaaagcAATGAAAACAAGTCATGTTTCAACTACTTTTAATAAAAAGTACAATCAGaggaaaatgtaatgaaaatagTTTTCACACTTTTGTATGAAAAAGGCTCATGTTAGCCTAAGGCAAGGGTCAAAGGTCAATTAACAGAACCCTTCAGGAAACTAATCATGGCATCTCAGTTGTCCTAGACTTTGTCCTAACCTCCTCACCTTCCATCAGATTCTGGGAAGTCAGCTTCTTAAGATGCACTTGTCTGGTCAGAACTTCTCCACACTCGGAATTAGCCCTTTGGGCCAGTATGGTGGCAACGGAGTCATGTACCTCTCCTGGCCCCCTACCCGCAGGGCCATGGTGAATGTTATATACTGCAAGCTTGCGACATGCCCAAGGTAAAATCTGTCAGAGTCTTGACAGCCCCCTGGATACACTTTAAACGTCTTTAAAATCTCTCGCTCCTTTAACAGTACGgtcacttttatgtataaagCATTGGCAACCTCCTCTGGTTCAGTGTGGTGGTGGTCAAGGCTCCCAGGCTTAGGGACTCCCTCTCTGGTCACTCCCCAGGGCATAAGAACTCTTACTTCCTTCAGGCCGCAGAAGTCTATCCGGCGCTCCAGAAACACATCCCGGCTTCGGTGTCCCTCGGGTCTGGGCAGTGACCACGTCGGGAGACCTCGCCTGTGGCCGCCCCGGGCCCGCCTCCCTGGGCCAGAGTCTCCTCGGAGGCAGGGAGGCACAGTTACGGCGCACAGAATGCCAGATCCGTGCGTGCACGGGACGCTCGCTCCCTACAATGGAAGACTCGGCTCACGAAGATGAGAGTAGCTTTCCCGGTATGTGCCGGGAAGAACACTACCCCCCAAGTCAGGCTGTCCCATCACATCGGCACGCCCCGCGTCGAGCCCCGCCCGGAGCTTCCGGTTCCGGCGCAGGACGGAAGTGGGCGTGCGGCGGCGTCTGCGCGCGGGGGAGGTGCCGGGCGGCAGCTTCCCGCCCCCGAGCCCTAGCCGGTGCTGAGCGGAGCGGAGCGGAGCCGCGGTCGGGCCCGGAGCGGAGCCGGCTGAGGCAGGCTCCGAGCTCCCGACATGGCCCGGAACACGCTGTCTTCGCGCTTCCGTCGGGTGGACATCGACGAGTTTGACGAGAACAAATTCGTGGACGAGCATGAGgaggcggcggcagcagcaggaGAGCCAGGCCCAGACCCTAGCGAGGTGGACGGGCTGCTGCGGCAATATCCTTCCCCGGCGCGGCGCCGGGCCTAAGCGCTCCCTTCCGGCCGGACGCCGCTCCGGCCCCGCCTTCTCACCTTCCCCATCCCTGGCTCAGGCCCCTCGGGCCCGGCCTCCCCACTCCCCTTACCCCGGCCCCTTGTAGCCGCTCTCAACTCCCTTGCGAGCCGGCTGCCCTCCGCCCACGTTCCCTCAGTTCCCTCACCCCTGGCGCCGCCGCCTCAGCAGCGCAGCCCCACGCGGCCCCAGGACCCTGGTGTGCAGGCTCCCTCGGCGGGTCCCCCTCCCATTGCCGCTTCATCCTCTCAAGCTGACCCTGCCTTGGGCGCCCCATAACTCCATCCCTCCTTGAAGCACCTAGGCCCTTTGACGGTGGCGGGAGGGGCCCGAAGCGAGCACCTCTGAGTGTTTGAGCGGTCAGGCGGTGGGGGCACCGTCGTGGGCCTTCCTACTTGCTTTCTTGGGCGCGATTGCAGCACAGCACAGCATGGGTGGGTGGGCGGGTGGCTTACTGCGGGGAAGAAAGGACCAAGGGGTGAATGAAGGCTGCAGCCTTAGCCCAGCACTGAAGTCCGAGATTGTGCGCCTTTTACCCAAGAGTCGGCTTGATGCCATCCTTTTTcacctgttttcatttttttctgaacaccTTGGGCTTTGGACCTTCACGGTCTCAGCCAAGCTCAACAAGTGAGTTGTGACTCCCCCAGGAGTCTTGTACAGGAAGCAGTGCAAAAAATACCCTACTAGTTTAGAGCTAAGAAAAACCATACAGTGTAGAGTGAAGTGTAAAAGTAGAGTCCCAAGATTAGAAATGACGGTTCTTGTGGCCACAGAAAACAAGCATTTAGAACAGAAGATTAAAAATAGAGGTGATTGTCACAGCCTGCTTGGTCCCTTAGCACAGGAAACTGACTTATTCTCACaggaagaatttttctttattcaaatggTGTTACAGGAAGTGTGTTCCCCTCCCCCACACTCACCAGGGCAGGGTTGGAGGCTCCTGCTGTATATAAATCAGGTTCTGAGTGTTTAATCAGTTGACTCAGCTTGGAAAATCAGGCCCACTATTTTTTTGGGAGGAGTTCTGTAGTGCTCCTCTAATATGCCCTTAAAACAAAAACCTTCAGACTTTCTTTGGACAGGAATGTGTTTTCAAAGGTGAACACTGAAACTTGTATTTCCTGCTCCCTCCAGATTGCTCAGTTTCCCTACTGGTGAAATGGGGTCATGAGGAGGGCCCCCTGGTTCTCTAGTTTGGTGCAGGGCCTGCCTCATGAGCAGACAGTGCTGAAAAGGCTCCAGGGTCAGGCCTTTGGTCCAGAACCCTCATTCCATAGGTGAAGAGACCAAGGCCAGGTCCAGTTGCTGCCTTGGTCTTGTTGCTACAAGGGCTTGTTGAAGGTTATGTCTCCCTAAGCCCAGGGCTAGTTATAGTTGGGTTTCTTGAGGCAGCTTAGAGGTCTAGACTTACCACATGCAGGGGTTAATAGGTTTTCCACTAATggtagtgccagaaacattacTATGAAGAGTATATACTATTTGGAATTGGGAAAAAGGAGGTTAGCAGATGAGGAAAACTGAAATCGTGGCAAATGTGGGCCAAAGTAAGGAGTAGGAAGGAACTATTATTTGAgtccctactatgtgccaagtatTGGACTTGTATTAGGTCATTGAATTTAAACTATAGAACCTCTTAAGAGTCTTAGGGGAACAGGAGAGAGGTTGATTGAGGTGGAGGCGTTGAGAGAGAGGCCTGTTTCAGGGTAGTACTGGGGAGTGTGTGGGAAGTATGTCATGGTGGGAGATCATGCTGAAGAAGTAGAAAGAACATGGGCTGTGTATCAATACAGATCTGCTTTGTTGTGCTCTGGTGACCTTGCATAGGTCACATACCTTCTCTAAACCTCAGCATCCTTTTCTCTTAAACAAAAGATAGCCATGCTGGCCTTATCAGTTCCATGGGAGCAACACTGGGCACCCAGCAAGTGTGCCCAGACATACAGCTTGGGACAGTGATAGAGCAGCAGCAAGAGATTGTCGAAAGAGCTTGAGCCAGGCAAGGTGGAGTGCACCTGCagtcccaatgactcaggaggctgacgcaggggGATTATGACATTGAGGTCAAactcagaaacttagcgagaccctgtctcaacaaataaaaggggctggagatggagctcagtggtagagggctcctgggttcaatccccagtaacacaaatAGAAAAAACCTTGCATTTGAAGGCCAGCTGGATATCCTAACTTTTGACTTTTTAAGCAGGTTATTTTccttctcagagcctcagtttcatcaccttttaaatggaaataatggTTCTTGTCACAAAGGGTTTTtggaattaaaattatatgaaaagcaTCTGGACCAGGTCCTAGGCCTTGTGGCAATAGTACCTTTTCTCAGTAAAGCAATTCTGGTCCTTATAGTAAGGACTAAAGCAGGAtttccccagcccctcaggaaaTTTGGCAATGTTTGTAGACATTTTGATTGTCACAATTTAGGGTGTTAACTGGAATCTAGTGGATAGAAGCCAGGGATGCTGAAATGCATCCTATAATGCTTAATTATAGGATGCATCCCACATCAAAGAATCATGTGGTCTAAAAAATCTGTAGTACCATGGTTGAGAATAATCTAGAAAAGACTAGGGGCTGGGTAAGCTTCCCCCAGCTGTCACAGCCTGTTCTTTGAATGAGCCTAAAAGCCAGAAGGGTATAGAGGCCAGCTTCATAAATGATATGTGATTACAAGGAAGTTCTCCAAAGTGGCTCCAGGCTCTCCTATGTCATTGGCTGCACTGTTTCCTTGATAGACTAGTGCTGCAGGGACTTCACATTAAAAACAGTGACTTTTGGCCCTCATCCACTAATTGTATCATCCTTGCCCTTCCCCATCCATCTTGTTGACTAATTGCTCACTGTGCTAGGTTGAAGTGAAGAGTGAGCTAGCCCATATGTCTTATTAAGTCTATGGGACCTTGCCTTTTGCTTTGAGGACACCATAGTAGAAGAGAGGAGCctagcatggtggtgcacatttgtaattggctgaggcaggagtgtcacaggtttgagaccagcctggacaacttacaGTCCccaaatagaaaatacaaagggCCTGATATAGTGCAGTGACTAAGTGCCCCCAGTTAAATCCTAGtaccaggaaaaaacaaaactgcgTGGTAGAGGTTACCAGTGGCTGGTTAAAAGGAATTCCGGAGCTGAAAGATAAGAGGGGTGGGCTGCTGCTCCAATGTAGAAGGTGGATTGGAgccaggcagggagcaggggagCCAGGGCTGGGAGTGGCTTGCCTGGTGGCATAGACCCAGCTCCGTCAAGATGGAGTCCACACTAGGGAAGCTGGGAATTAAGCTTTGCACCAGAGGCTCTCTCTGTTCACATGTGGGTATCACTGCATGTGCAGGAGTAAAGACCTGATTGGGCAGAGCTATTCCTTGTTCTATTTTTGAAGCTTTTTGGCTGCAGCCAATGTTTCACATGAGGAAATGAAAGTCGGCTGATGTAATTCAGTTTAAAATAGGTGTCACCTTTGGGGACCTAACCCAGATTGTAATTTCTTTTGTGTGCTGGGTATTCAGAATTCAGCAAAAAATGTGGTGTCAGGATTCCAACTAAGTTTGGGGGAGCAGGGAAATGGAGATCAGCTCATTTTATTGGCAAAAGTTTCTCACAGAAGTTGGGACTTCAGCTGGGgatgttgtggctcagcggtggagtgctcacctagcatgtgggaggcactgggttcgatcctcagcaccgcatataaataaataagtgaactaaaggtattgtgtccacctacaattaaaaaaaaaaaagttgggactTAATTGACCCGGGAAATAGAAATTTTAGCACATCTTGATTTCTTTAGTAGTTTAGTAGTTGTATTAGGCAAGAGTTAGACCTGTTTGTGCCTTCATTCTTTGAGAGTGGTTTCTAGTTCATGTGCACTGTTGCCATGAGGATCCAGTAGGGCAGATATGGTGCCTAGTACTAAACAGGTACAAGCAAGCTTAAACACTTTTTACTGTAAGCTACTCCTCAAGAACAGCTGCTTTTAATGGGAGGTGGAAGGAAGGGCTTAGGGTCGCCAGAGGTGCCCTTCACCCTCCCTGAGGCTCAGAAAAGATTGAGGTGTAAACAGGCTATGCCCACTTGGAGGAGGCCATCAGTGCATGATGGGTGGAATGTGTTAGATCCCTTTTCACTCTGCTTTTGAGCTGTTTTTTAAGTGAGTTCATTAGTAAAAGCATGGACATGTTTCAGCCTAGCCATCCTTAACTGGCAGTGATGCACAGGGGACATGCTTCGGGCATTCCATGCAGCTTTGCGGAACTCTCCAGTCAACACCAAGAATCAAGCTGTGAAGGTAAAGGGGGTTGTGCTGCAGCTCTGCTGGGTGTTGTTGGGACCAGGGCTGCAGTTGTCTCGCTGGAGCATGAGCTTCTTGGGGTCTGGACAGTGTCTGCTTCATCTGAGCGACAGTGGCACTGGGTAGTACTTCCATGGAAGCCTCCTGGCACTCCCCGTATGTTGAGATTCCTCTAACATCacagctgtgattttttttttgtgatgcccAGGGATTATGTTTGCTAGGcactgctgagctacactcctagcccTGAAGCTATGTTTATAATAAAAGCTCCCCAAAGAAACACTGACTTTTCTCTAGGGCTTTATGGGGCTAGAACTTAGCCCAGCCCTTGATGATTAGCAAAACAGATAAATGAGCTGCCATGTGGGGCTTATCAGTGGTTATGCTTTTATAGCTATTGAATAGGCTTTATATGCATAAGGATTTTAAGTGCTTTTGCACTTCCTGCCTTTTAAAAACTAGGTGCAAAAATATAATTATGCTGTTAACTTGGTGCAGGGAGAGGGGCCTCCCTGCAGCTAGGATTCTGAAAGCATCTTGATGTAACCTAGCAGCTGTACCTTTGCAGTGGTGGAGGGGAACAGCCCCTTTATTTCTGGGTATGTTCAGCCAAGTaagccagtattttttttaaaaaagaaaagctcacTGCTTTTTTATATCTTGTGGAATCTGAGGCCTTGCTGATGTCATAGAAAATCCCTAAAATAAGTAGAATAACTTCCTGGCATAAGTAAGGGGGTaacattgaaattaatttttttaaaaaattagcctaCTTAATTTTTTCAACTGTCCTAGATGAATTTGAAATTGAGCAGATTTCTGGTGAGTTCTGCCCACTTGATTTGGTGCTGTGGGTGTGAGTGTGGTtgtggctggggtgtggctgtgGACCTcactccctttttctttcctttgtaggAGCGAGCCCAGGGTGTGGTGCTGAAAGTGCTCACAAACTTTAAAAGCAGCGAAATTGAGCAGGCTGTGCAGTCACTGGACAGAAATGGCATTGACTTGTTAATGAAGTACATTTATAAAGGGTTTGAGAAGCCCACAGAAAATAGCAGCGCAGTGTTACTCCAGTGGCACGAAAAGGTACGTGAACACATTGCCCCCTTCAGGCAGCCTGCTGACATGCCTCAGCATTCAAATCAGTAGGCCAGATTTTCCAAAATAAACCTAGGCTAGTCTAAGGGCCAGTGAGAATGACAGGCCTAATCCCGGATTTACGATCACTTGCTTTTCCACAGAAGCACCTGGTAGGTATGTTGTCTCTGGTAATCGTGGTTGCTATTGCTTTTTAGCTGCGGATTTATGCCAGGCAGGACATGGGGGCAGGTGCCATGGCATGGTTAGGAGGGAGGCATGCTGGTTGGGTGTGGCTTCATGATACCTTCTTTGCATTGGTGGAGATAGCTGCTGAGGGAGTTGGG encodes:
- the Arpc5l gene encoding actin-related protein 2/3 complex subunit 5-like protein, whose amino-acid sequence is MARNTLSSRFRRVDIDEFDENKFVDEHEEAAAAAGEPGPDPSEVDGLLRQGDMLRAFHAALRNSPVNTKNQAVKERAQGVVLKVLTNFKSSEIEQAVQSLDRNGIDLLMKYIYKGFEKPTENSSAVLLQWHEKALAVGGLGSIIRVLTARKTV